In a genomic window of Rhizobium acidisoli:
- a CDS encoding helix-turn-helix domain-containing protein gives MKQWINELGLQQVDDPGIDKPVYRKPFDGRIALSAELENLISISLREARDKRKLPRSKLAPLLGITKQVYGRYENGVSRLTVSRLIHLCEVLDATPEEIIAPAAPYLWGETETKAVLLLATIVKLRTFDEEILQDIYSLLSRIDETGSDSGDGAVKVASTSATADDRE, from the coding sequence TTGAAGCAATGGATTAATGAACTCGGTTTGCAACAAGTCGATGATCCAGGCATAGACAAGCCGGTCTATCGAAAACCTTTTGACGGACGGATTGCACTTAGCGCCGAACTCGAAAACTTGATCAGCATCAGCCTTCGCGAAGCCCGCGATAAGCGAAAACTCCCGCGCTCGAAACTGGCGCCCTTGCTTGGCATCACTAAGCAGGTCTACGGCCGGTACGAAAATGGAGTATCCCGCTTGACCGTGAGCCGACTGATTCATCTGTGTGAGGTTTTGGATGCAACTCCGGAAGAGATTATCGCCCCGGCGGCACCTTATCTTTGGGGCGAAACTGAAACCAAAGCGGTTCTGCTGTTGGCTACTATCGTGAAGTTGCGGACTTTCGATGAAGAGATTTTGCAAGATATTTACAGCTTACTAAGCCGCATAGACGAGACCGGTAGCGACAGCGGCGATGGTGCTGTGAAAGTCGCGTCTACCAGCGCCACTGCAGACGATCGCGAATAG
- a CDS encoding helix-turn-helix transcriptional regulator, giving the protein MTEDLASYRSSRGLVSTADPEVDKPIYRKPGFDGKITSLGHMEELISAFLKKTREAQGLSRADVAPMLGLSIPVYGRYERAFSKMTVTRMIHLCEILGFMPIDMIFEAAPHLWGRTSEEAEDCLTLARVLRRLPNGTTRDLIRLLQRMIPDDDDSDRGISDVAETVK; this is encoded by the coding sequence GTGACGGAAGATCTAGCAAGCTACAGAAGTTCGAGAGGCCTCGTCAGCACCGCCGATCCGGAGGTTGACAAGCCGATCTATCGAAAGCCAGGTTTCGACGGCAAAATTACATCCCTGGGACACATGGAGGAATTGATCAGCGCGTTCCTGAAAAAGACACGCGAAGCGCAAGGCCTGTCTCGTGCGGACGTTGCTCCAATGCTTGGTCTGTCCATCCCTGTATACGGACGCTACGAGCGGGCATTTTCCAAAATGACTGTTACCCGGATGATCCATCTGTGTGAGATTCTTGGCTTTATGCCTATCGATATGATCTTTGAAGCTGCGCCACATCTTTGGGGCCGCACATCGGAGGAGGCCGAGGATTGTCTCACACTGGCTCGGGTTCTCAGGAGACTTCCGAACGGCACGACGCGCGATCTTATTCGGCTCCTGCAGCGAATGATCCCCGATGACGACGATAGCGACAGGGGTATCAGTGATGTAGCGGAGACCGTGAAGTGA
- a CDS encoding polyprenyl synthetase family protein — translation MISNHQADVVGDSDKLIEHALRAAMDTALSPAAPAHLRGALDAAVFPGGSRMRPKLCLKVSYVCGERHPELATRAAAAIELLHCASLVHDDLPCFDNAALRRGRPTVHRLFGEPIAVLAGDALIVMAFKYLSLQAALTPELGARMIEVVAEAVGPSHGLIAGQSMEAMTHVPIDRYHHYKTGSLFVAAATCGALASDVDPAPWSKVGELLGHAYQIADDIADTVGRAEVLGKLPAVDTQLKRPSIVRGEGLDSAAARFYAYLEQIGDTVPASPHKRSFVNWLNHALCKGVAGPGKAGLIQQAALDCAPL, via the coding sequence ATGATTTCGAATCACCAAGCCGACGTCGTTGGCGATAGCGACAAGCTCATCGAGCATGCGCTGCGAGCTGCCATGGATACTGCTCTAAGTCCGGCTGCGCCGGCTCACCTGCGTGGAGCGCTAGACGCGGCAGTGTTTCCAGGTGGCTCCCGAATGCGCCCCAAGCTCTGCTTGAAAGTCTCCTATGTGTGCGGCGAAAGACATCCTGAGCTGGCGACAAGAGCCGCGGCAGCAATTGAATTGCTACACTGTGCCTCGTTGGTGCATGACGACTTGCCTTGCTTCGATAACGCCGCGCTACGCCGCGGCAGACCGACAGTGCACCGGCTTTTCGGAGAGCCTATCGCCGTTTTGGCTGGCGATGCCTTGATTGTGATGGCTTTCAAATACCTCAGCTTGCAGGCTGCGCTAACACCTGAGTTGGGCGCGCGCATGATCGAGGTGGTTGCGGAGGCGGTCGGCCCCAGTCACGGACTGATCGCCGGACAGTCGATGGAGGCAATGACGCACGTCCCAATCGACCGCTATCACCATTACAAGACCGGCTCCCTCTTTGTCGCAGCGGCCACGTGCGGTGCCCTGGCAAGTGATGTTGATCCGGCCCCATGGTCTAAGGTGGGGGAATTGCTCGGGCATGCGTATCAGATCGCCGACGACATCGCAGATACAGTCGGTCGCGCCGAAGTGCTTGGCAAATTGCCTGCCGTGGACACGCAGCTGAAGCGGCCCAGTATCGTTCGCGGCGAAGGATTGGATAGCGCAGCCGCCAGATTTTACGCGTATCTCGAACAGATAGGTGACACCGTTCCTGCCAGCCCTCACAAACGGTCCTTCGTTAACTGGCTGAATCATGCACTTTGCAAAGGCGTGGCGGGACCGGGAAAAGCCGGGCTAATTCAACAAGCGGCGCTGGATTGCGCACCTTTATGA
- the fni gene encoding type 2 isopentenyl-diphosphate Delta-isomerase, with amino-acid sequence MCDDALTRRKDDHLDLVLNRRTAPATVAAGWEQIRFEHCALPELDLTQIGLRTSLLGKPMRAPLLISSMTGGMPRAEAINRHLSEAAQALGIAMCVGSQRVSLQSRNSQGLTRALRRLAPDIPLLANIGAAQLREADGLDLARRAVDALEADGLIVHLNPLQEALQPDGDRDWRGVLAQMARAARSVGVPIVAKEVGSGLSASVACALVEAGVAVIDVAGAGGTSWAAVEGERARDAAGRAVAMAFADWGIPTPASLQAVRRALPTVKLIASGGIRDGVDVAKAIRLGADIAGQAAGVLPAATVSTEAVVAHFEVVIRQLAVACFCTGSPDLATLRQARLLPSAHPPAG; translated from the coding sequence ATGTGCGACGACGCCCTGACCCGGCGCAAGGACGACCATCTGGACCTCGTGCTTAATCGGCGAACGGCGCCAGCCACGGTCGCCGCCGGCTGGGAGCAAATCCGGTTCGAACACTGCGCACTACCCGAGCTGGACCTGACGCAGATCGGACTGCGCACCTCGCTGTTAGGCAAGCCCATGCGTGCGCCGCTGCTGATCAGTTCCATGACCGGCGGAATGCCACGCGCCGAGGCCATCAATCGGCATCTGAGCGAGGCGGCGCAAGCCTTGGGGATCGCCATGTGCGTCGGTTCGCAGCGCGTGAGCCTGCAATCGCGCAATTCCCAGGGACTGACGCGCGCGCTTCGCCGCCTGGCGCCTGACATTCCCTTGCTGGCCAATATCGGCGCCGCGCAACTGCGTGAGGCCGACGGCCTTGATCTGGCGCGCCGGGCTGTCGATGCGCTGGAGGCTGATGGGCTGATCGTCCATCTCAATCCGCTGCAGGAAGCGCTACAGCCGGATGGCGACCGCGACTGGCGCGGCGTCCTGGCGCAAATGGCTCGCGCCGCGCGTAGCGTGGGCGTGCCGATCGTGGCCAAAGAAGTGGGGTCGGGCCTGTCCGCCTCGGTGGCCTGCGCGCTCGTCGAGGCGGGTGTTGCGGTGATTGATGTCGCCGGAGCGGGCGGCACCAGTTGGGCCGCGGTGGAGGGCGAGCGCGCCCGCGATGCCGCCGGCCGTGCAGTGGCGATGGCGTTCGCCGATTGGGGGATCCCGACACCGGCCAGTTTGCAGGCGGTACGTCGGGCGCTGCCAACGGTGAAGCTTATCGCGTCCGGCGGGATCCGCGATGGCGTCGACGTGGCCAAGGCCATTCGCCTGGGCGCGGACATCGCCGGGCAGGCAGCCGGCGTGCTGCCAGCGGCTACGGTATCGACCGAAGCGGTCGTCGCGCATTTCGAGGTCGTCATCCGCCAGTTGGCCGTCGCCTGCTTTTGCACCGGCTCACCTGATCTGGCGACGTTGCGCCAGGCGCGCTTGTTGCCCTCCGCGCATCCGCCAGCTGGATGA